The Mesorhizobium loti genome includes a region encoding these proteins:
- the apaG gene encoding Co2+/Mg2+ efflux protein ApaG translates to MYSAVTRNIEVQVRPFYLEDRSDPSENRYVWGYQITIDNQSDDFVQLLSRYWHITDGTGRVEEVRGPGVVGDQPELNPGDSYQYTSGCPLSTPSGIMVGHYTMRNKRGETFDIAIPAFSLDLPGTRRTVN, encoded by the coding sequence ATGTACAGCGCCGTGACGCGCAACATCGAAGTCCAGGTCAGGCCGTTCTATCTGGAGGACCGCTCGGATCCCTCGGAGAACCGCTATGTCTGGGGCTATCAGATAACTATCGACAATCAGTCGGACGATTTCGTGCAGCTTTTGTCGCGCTATTGGCACATCACCGACGGCACCGGCCGGGTCGAAGAGGTGCGCGGCCCCGGCGTCGTCGGCGATCAGCCGGAACTCAATCCCGGCGACAGTTATCAGTACACGTCCGGTTGCCCGCTCTCGACGCCGTCCGGCATCATGGTCGGGCACTACACGATGCGCAACAAGCGGGGCGAGACGTTCGACATCGCCATTCCGGCGTTTTCACTCGATCTGCCGGGGACGCGGCGAACGGTGAATTAG
- a CDS encoding Hsp33 family molecular chaperone, producing MLETYQVTEHHPKLGEFGYAGDDHVVPFEVGPLDVRGRTVQLGPMLDAILTRHDYPEPVARLLAEACVLTVLLGTSLKFEGKFILQTRTDGPVDMLVADFSTPSALRAYARFDADRLEALVAAGETSQQTLLGSGVLALTIDQGAHTQRYQGIVQLDGETLEDAARTYFRQSEQIPTDLRLSVAKLLTPGPGGAREQWRAGGILAQFLPQSPERMRVPDLPGGDGDPREEIHDPADNSWQELLALLGTIEPTELIDPTIGAERLLYRLFHEHGVRVFGGVPVADQCSCSRDKIRGILEGFSAQEIKDSTEDGGIHVACEFCSKQYDFDPAEFAAQ from the coding sequence ATGTTGGAAACCTATCAAGTGACTGAACATCACCCCAAACTCGGTGAATTCGGCTACGCCGGCGACGATCACGTCGTGCCGTTCGAGGTCGGCCCGCTCGATGTGCGCGGCCGCACCGTCCAGCTCGGGCCGATGCTCGACGCCATCCTCACTCGCCACGACTATCCCGAGCCGGTCGCCCGCCTGCTGGCGGAGGCCTGTGTGCTGACGGTGCTGCTCGGCACCTCGCTCAAGTTCGAGGGCAAATTCATCCTGCAGACCCGCACCGACGGGCCTGTCGACATGCTGGTCGCGGATTTTTCCACGCCCTCGGCATTGCGCGCCTATGCGCGTTTCGATGCCGACCGGCTGGAGGCGCTGGTCGCGGCAGGAGAAACGTCGCAGCAGACCCTGCTCGGCAGCGGCGTGCTGGCGCTGACCATTGACCAGGGCGCCCATACGCAGCGCTATCAGGGTATCGTCCAGCTCGACGGCGAGACGCTGGAAGACGCGGCACGCACCTATTTCCGTCAGTCGGAGCAGATCCCGACCGATCTCAGGCTGTCGGTGGCCAAGCTTTTGACGCCCGGACCCGGCGGGGCCCGCGAGCAGTGGCGCGCCGGTGGCATCCTGGCGCAGTTCCTGCCGCAGTCGCCCGAGCGCATGCGCGTCCCGGACCTGCCGGGTGGCGATGGCGATCCGCGCGAGGAGATCCACGATCCGGCCGACAATTCCTGGCAGGAATTGCTGGCGCTGCTCGGCACCATCGAGCCGACTGAACTGATCGACCCGACGATCGGCGCCGAGCGGCTGCTTTATAGGCTGTTCCACGAGCATGGCGTGCGCGTCTTCGGCGGCGTTCCGGTCGCCGACCAGTGCTCGTGCTCTAGGGACAAGATCCGCGGCATCCTTGAAGGTTTTTCCGCACAGGAGATCAAGGACAGCACCGAGGATGGCGGCATCCACGTCGCCTGCGAATTCTGCTCGAAGCAATATGACTTCGACCCAGCGGAATTTGCGGCTCAGTGA